The Daucus carota subsp. sativus chromosome 7, DH1 v3.0, whole genome shotgun sequence genome window below encodes:
- the LOC108195979 gene encoding protein NEOXANTHIN-DEFICIENT 1 isoform X1 produces MKAEETNSITSGYGNPPWVFKGSALYQLNLVKAETARAFIPKEFRLVEAFGYTLGGFFLANYSDSPVGTFDELVVIGGIVWNPPTSCAWAARVLVSSNEACLHGRKDVGLPSYVAKFSKQISATPKPKSKFNTFLNMIGVGGSTNCMDIQVSETKDTAAADFCNINLTTGDAVNELNSGKWTGPTMKMSLPSYSGRTEYNPHLLKYSCQIDCRVKLTSPAKVLGPSAEQNDTTQHPDGEHSENKRNLSIDVLLSKPILALQFNCLKMVVESPLMVSHGLLNPSEK; encoded by the exons ATGAAAGCTGAAGAAACTAACTCAATAACTAGTGGGTATGGAAATCCTCCCTGGGTTTTCAAAGGCAG TGCCCTATACCAGCTCAATCTCGTGAAGGCTGAAACAGCTCGAGCTTTTATACCAAAAGAGTTTAGACTTGTTGAAGCATTTGG GTATACTCTGGGTGGCTTCTTTCTTGCCAATTACAGTGACAGCCCCGTTGGAACTTTTGATGAG CTGGTGGTGATTGGTGGAATTGTATGGAATCCCCCTACATCTTGCGC ATGGGCAGCTAGGGTACTCGTTAGCAGTAATGAAGCATGCCTTCATGGCCGAAAG GACGTAGGACTTCCAAGTTATGTTGCCAAGTTCTCAAAG CAAATTTCAGCAACTCCAAAGCCAAAAAGTAAATTCAATACCTTTCTAAACATGATCGGTGTTGGCGGTTCAACAAATTGCATGGATATACAAGTCTCTGAAACTAAGGATACTGCTGCAGCGGACTTCTGTAATATCAACCTAACTACTGGGG ATGCCGTAAATGAGCTGAATTCTGGTAAATGGACGGGTCCAACTATGAAGATGTCACTCCCTAGCTACAG TGGCAGAACGGAGTATAACCCTCATCTTCTGAAGTACTCTTGCCAGATTGACTGCAG gGTAAAACTAACGTCACCGGCTAAAGTTTTGGGGCCATCTGCAGAGCAAAATGACACAACACAACATCCTGATGGCGAACAttctgaaaataaaagaaacctGAGCATTGATGTTTTGCTATCAAAGCCCATCTTAGCTCTGCAGTTCAATTGTCTAAAGATGGTTGTGGAATCTCCTCTTATGGTATCTCATGGCttactgaatccctcagaaaaATGA
- the LOC108195979 gene encoding protein NEOXANTHIN-DEFICIENT 1 isoform X2: protein MKAEETNSITSGYGNPPWVFKGSALYQLNLVKAETARAFIPKEFRLVEAFGYTLGGFFLANYSDSPVGTFDELVVIGGIVWNPPTSCAWAARVLVSSNEACLHGRKQISATPKPKSKFNTFLNMIGVGGSTNCMDIQVSETKDTAAADFCNINLTTGDAVNELNSGKWTGPTMKMSLPSYSGRTEYNPHLLKYSCQIDCRVKLTSPAKVLGPSAEQNDTTQHPDGEHSENKRNLSIDVLLSKPILALQFNCLKMVVESPLMVSHGLLNPSEK, encoded by the exons ATGAAAGCTGAAGAAACTAACTCAATAACTAGTGGGTATGGAAATCCTCCCTGGGTTTTCAAAGGCAG TGCCCTATACCAGCTCAATCTCGTGAAGGCTGAAACAGCTCGAGCTTTTATACCAAAAGAGTTTAGACTTGTTGAAGCATTTGG GTATACTCTGGGTGGCTTCTTTCTTGCCAATTACAGTGACAGCCCCGTTGGAACTTTTGATGAG CTGGTGGTGATTGGTGGAATTGTATGGAATCCCCCTACATCTTGCGC ATGGGCAGCTAGGGTACTCGTTAGCAGTAATGAAGCATGCCTTCATGGCCGAAAG CAAATTTCAGCAACTCCAAAGCCAAAAAGTAAATTCAATACCTTTCTAAACATGATCGGTGTTGGCGGTTCAACAAATTGCATGGATATACAAGTCTCTGAAACTAAGGATACTGCTGCAGCGGACTTCTGTAATATCAACCTAACTACTGGGG ATGCCGTAAATGAGCTGAATTCTGGTAAATGGACGGGTCCAACTATGAAGATGTCACTCCCTAGCTACAG TGGCAGAACGGAGTATAACCCTCATCTTCTGAAGTACTCTTGCCAGATTGACTGCAG gGTAAAACTAACGTCACCGGCTAAAGTTTTGGGGCCATCTGCAGAGCAAAATGACACAACACAACATCCTGATGGCGAACAttctgaaaataaaagaaacctGAGCATTGATGTTTTGCTATCAAAGCCCATCTTAGCTCTGCAGTTCAATTGTCTAAAGATGGTTGTGGAATCTCCTCTTATGGTATCTCATGGCttactgaatccctcagaaaaATGA
- the LOC108195983 gene encoding light-regulated protein, chloroplastic: MHPAAATYFVPSSFLSFRCQQSVISHQRSSRSPIITPVKQCPKFNKLKTLSASLQDNTQIVDYNTRTSVFPAEACETIGGDACNVEMYPEVKLTPDLKSTQPRTVSEELVDREYLDYNTSKTVFPGEACDDLGGEFCEPEYQAGVY; this comes from the exons ATGCATCCGGCAGCAGCTACATATTTTGTGCCATCATCCTTCCTCAGCTTCAGATGCCAACAGTCTGTAATATCTCATCAACGATCATCTAGGAGCCCCATCATCACTCCTGTAAAACAATGTCCCAAGTTCAATAAACTCAAGACGCTTTCTGCTTCATTACAGGACAACACTCAGATTGTTGATTACAACACCAGGACTTC TGTTTTTCCAGCAGAAGCTTGTGAGACCATTGGAGGGGATGCTTGCAATGTCGAAATGTATCCAGAAGTCAAACTTACACCAGATCTCAAGAGCACTCAGCCACGGACTGTTTCAGAGGAGTTAGTTGACAGAGAGTATCTCGATTACAACACTTCCAAGAC GGTATTTCCGGGGGAGGCTTGTGACGACCTAGGAGGAGAGTTCTGTGAGCCTGAATACCAGGCTGGAGTCTACTAG
- the LOC108195978 gene encoding inactive leucine-rich repeat receptor-like protein kinase CORYNE isoform X2 — protein sequence MDRRQRIILSILFGVITGLVFSILFACLLRCFIRYINRTPILKGPVVFSPKISPKTLQSALANENHLLGSSPNATYFRTVLDNGLTIAVKRLHPFPGLQDAHTKRKIQQELQLLASLRHRNLMSLRAYVRDSDNTFSLVYDYVPTGSLGDAMNKVRENQLHLCWDARLRIAVGIVKGLQYLHFTCVPKITHCNLKPSNVMLDAEFEPRMADCGLAKLMPSVHGVASPYKAPECLDNFRYSDKSDIFSFGVILGILLTGRDPLDPFFEETSSGGSLGRWLHQVQEAGEAQEALDKSIIGEEVEEDEMLMALRIAVVCQSDLPADRPSSDELVPMLTQLHSF from the exons ATGGACAGGCGCCAAAGGATAATCCTTAGCATTTTGTTTGGAGTGATAACAGGATTAGTTTTCTCCATCCTCTTTGCTTGCTTGCTCCGTTGTTTCATTAGATACATCAACAGGACCCCAATTCTAAAAGGCCCTGTTGTGTTTTCCCCTAAAATCTCTCCCAAGACTCTACAATCTGCTTTGGCTAATGAAAACCATTTGCTTGGCTCGAGTCCTAATGCCACCTACTTCAGAACGGTTCTCGACAATGGCCTCACCATTGCAGTCAAGAGGCTTCACCCCTTTCCCGGTCTTCAGGATGCTCACACCAAGAGAAAGATACAGCAGGAGCTTCAGCTACTTGCTAGCCTCAGGCATCGCAACTTGATGAGCTTGCGGGCTTATGTTCGTGACTCTGATAATACATTTTCTCTTGTTTATGATTATGTGCCCACCGGTAGTCTTGGGGATGCCATGAATAAGGTGAGGGAAAATCAGTTGCACCTCTGCTGGGATGCCCGCCTTCGAATTGCTGTTGGGATTGTCAAGGGGCTTCAGTATCTTCATTTCACCTGTGTTCCGAAGATTACGCACTGCAACTTGAAGCCTTCAAATGTCATGTTGGATGCCGAGTTTGAACCCAGGATGGCTGATTGTGGACTGGCCAAGCTCATGCCTAGTGTACATGGAGTTGCATCACCATATAAAGCTCCTGAATGTTTAGACAATTTCAG GTACAGTGATAAGAGCGATATCTTTAGCTTTGGGGTCATATTAGGCATTCTTTTAACAGGCAGAGACCCTTTGGATCCATTCTTTGAGGAAACATCAAGTGGAGGAAGTTTGGGAAGGTGGCTTCATCAAGTTCAAGAAGCCGGGGAAGCTCAGGAAGCACTTGATAAAAGTATTATAGGGGAAGAGGTGGAGGAAGATGAGATGCTCATGGCATTAAGAATTGCAGTTGTCTGCCAATCTGATTTACCTGCAGATCGTCCTTCTAGTGATGAGCTTGTTCCGATGCTCACCCAGCTGCACAGTTTCTGA
- the LOC108195978 gene encoding inactive leucine-rich repeat receptor-like protein kinase CORYNE isoform X1 produces MDRRQRIILSILFGVITGLVFSILFACLLRCFIRYINRTPILKGPVVFSPKISPKTLQSALANENHLLGSSPNATYFRTVLDNGLTIAVKRLHPFPGLQDAHTKRKIQQELQLLASLRHRNLMSLRAYVRDSDNTFSLVYDYVPTGSLGDAMNKVRENQLHLCWDARLRIAVGIVKGLQYLHFTCVPKITHCNLKPSNVMLDAEFEPRMADCGLAKLMPSVHGVASPYKAPECLDNFSRYSDKSDIFSFGVILGILLTGRDPLDPFFEETSSGGSLGRWLHQVQEAGEAQEALDKSIIGEEVEEDEMLMALRIAVVCQSDLPADRPSSDELVPMLTQLHSF; encoded by the exons ATGGACAGGCGCCAAAGGATAATCCTTAGCATTTTGTTTGGAGTGATAACAGGATTAGTTTTCTCCATCCTCTTTGCTTGCTTGCTCCGTTGTTTCATTAGATACATCAACAGGACCCCAATTCTAAAAGGCCCTGTTGTGTTTTCCCCTAAAATCTCTCCCAAGACTCTACAATCTGCTTTGGCTAATGAAAACCATTTGCTTGGCTCGAGTCCTAATGCCACCTACTTCAGAACGGTTCTCGACAATGGCCTCACCATTGCAGTCAAGAGGCTTCACCCCTTTCCCGGTCTTCAGGATGCTCACACCAAGAGAAAGATACAGCAGGAGCTTCAGCTACTTGCTAGCCTCAGGCATCGCAACTTGATGAGCTTGCGGGCTTATGTTCGTGACTCTGATAATACATTTTCTCTTGTTTATGATTATGTGCCCACCGGTAGTCTTGGGGATGCCATGAATAAGGTGAGGGAAAATCAGTTGCACCTCTGCTGGGATGCCCGCCTTCGAATTGCTGTTGGGATTGTCAAGGGGCTTCAGTATCTTCATTTCACCTGTGTTCCGAAGATTACGCACTGCAACTTGAAGCCTTCAAATGTCATGTTGGATGCCGAGTTTGAACCCAGGATGGCTGATTGTGGACTGGCCAAGCTCATGCCTAGTGTACATGGAGTTGCATCACCATATAAAGCTCCTGAATGTTTAGACAATTTCAG TAGGTACAGTGATAAGAGCGATATCTTTAGCTTTGGGGTCATATTAGGCATTCTTTTAACAGGCAGAGACCCTTTGGATCCATTCTTTGAGGAAACATCAAGTGGAGGAAGTTTGGGAAGGTGGCTTCATCAAGTTCAAGAAGCCGGGGAAGCTCAGGAAGCACTTGATAAAAGTATTATAGGGGAAGAGGTGGAGGAAGATGAGATGCTCATGGCATTAAGAATTGCAGTTGTCTGCCAATCTGATTTACCTGCAGATCGTCCTTCTAGTGATGAGCTTGTTCCGATGCTCACCCAGCTGCACAGTTTCTGA
- the LOC108195980 gene encoding uncharacterized protein LOC108195980, producing the protein MDEEIERFLLLSSKTGADTKTNEIILLSGPANSGKTSLLFQYAFNSAKSAALIHSPTQPSSPQVVFICKRPKLQAKPPLLSQGVDPSSPLFHLIHIKYVEHVQGLVDYFSAFHLYSQFPVTVIVDDFGLYFHDDHDCYNNTNPRARGRDFTMLKTLALCCNAIKHANDTGHPCKLLLSDTHQGDMPKLLYIYRRWVSSIYDIKGDSGSFLLQRIPSQSPGNMDLQNTTSAKYSIALQQLIAEGS; encoded by the exons ATGGATGAAGAAATAGAACGATTCTTGTTGTTGTCGTCCAAGACTGGGGCTGATACAAAAACAAATGAAATCATTCTTTTATCAGGCCCtgctaattcaggcaaaacttcATTGCTCTTCCAATACGCATTTAACTCAGCCAAGTCAGCTGCTCTAATTCATTCACCAACACAACCCTCGTCTCCGCAAGTGGTGTTCATCTGCAAACGCCCCAAATTACAAGCCAAACCTCCTCTTCTTTCCCAGGGGGTTGATCCATCTTCTCCTCTATTTCACCTCATACACATTAA GTATGTGGAACATGTTCAGGGACTTGTCGATTATTTCTCTGCGTTTCACCTGTATAGTCAATTTCCTGTTAcagttattgttgatgattttggaCTTTATTTTCATGATGATCATGATTG CTACAACAACACGAACCCTCGTGCTCGTGGAAGAGACTTCACAATGCTCAAAACTTTAGCGCTATGTTGCAATGCCATTAAACATGCCAA TGACACAGGCCACCCGTGTAAGCTTCTTCTCTCTGATACACATCAAGGTGATATGCCCAAGTTGCTATACATTTATAGGAGATGGGTCTCATCCATTTATGACATCAAAG GTGACTCTGGATCATTTCTTCTCCAAAGGATTCCCTCTCAGAGTCCTGGCAACATGGATTTGCAGAATACAACAAGTGCTAAATACTCCATTGCTCTCCAGCAACTGATTGCGGAAGGATCCTGA